The Verrucomicrobium spinosum DSM 4136 = JCM 18804 DNA segment CCGGACGCCACCCCTTCGTGATGCTCTGCACATCCCGCAGAGCGGTGATCGCCAGTTTGTAGCCAGGGCTCCCCACCCCAAAGTTGAAGTCACCACAGAGCACGACCGGCTCCGTTTCCACCACAGGGCCGAGCCAATCCGGCCCCAGCAGGGACAGCATCTGGGCGACTCGCTCCCTGCTGCTGAGCCCAAGATGCGTGGCCACCATATTCACCACCTGTCCCTCCAGCGTCGTCCTCACCCAGATGGCGGACCGCGGCTCTGGCCACCAGTTTCCCGGATCGGCAGGGAGCAGCCCGGTCTTCACCACCTCCACCGGGCGACGACTCAGCAAGGCATGGCCATAGCGCTCCGCGGCGCGGGTAACCGTGGGACAAAACACCACCTCGTACCCCGTCAGCTCTGCCACCCTCGTGGCCTGGTCCTCCCCCCGAGAGCGTGATCGCCCATGCTCCAGCTCCTGCACTGCCACCAGATCAGGGGAGTAGTGGTTGATCACCCGGGCGATGCGTCGCGGCGAGACGCGTCCATCCATGCCGATGCAACTGTGGGCGTTGTAACTCATCACCCTGAGAACGGGTCCCTCCCCTACATCCGCATGGGGTTCGAGGTCACTATCACGTCCCAGATGATGCAGGGCGGCTGCCCGGAGTCGGTCCGGGCGGACAAAACCTGCTCCTCCCACAAGGCCGCGAGTGGCAGGCGGCACAAGCAGGAAGCCCTGCGTCTCCTCCGACCCCGCCCCGGCATGCGACCCGCGCTCCGCCGCAAAGGTCCAGCTCCGGTCCTCTGGCCCCCACCCCAACAGGACGAGGTCGCCTGAATTGGGGTTGTTGCTAAGCGTGGCCAGATCCTTCGCCAGCACCTCCCGCATGCTCTCTGGATGCCGGGCAAACAATCCCACGGCCCCGTCTGGCACTGAAGCCTCCCCGCCCGCGTGAAACCAGGTGATGCCGCCTTCCCGTTGTTTCATCAACACCCCCGGCACCTGTTTTTCCTGAACCAGCTGTCTGGCCAGGCGGATGCGCTCCTCGTCCTCCACGGGCCGGTTGAAATAGACATGCCCCACCGGTCCCACAGCCACCACGGAGAATCCCCGCCTCGCCTCGCCCTCAGCCACGGAAGCATCCTGATGGGAGCGCCGCTTTTGCGCCTGGGTATTGCACGAGGGATTGGACGTCACCGTGGCGTCACTATGGCGTGCCGTGGGCGGATCCACCCCCAGGCAGTCTGCAATCACCGCCTCAATGCCGCCTTTGACTTCCGTGGCAAAGGAGCGAGACCTCTCCTGCCCGTGATCGGAGAAGATCCACACCTGGTAATCCCGCCGGCGGGAGCGATGGGCGGCGCGATAGAGATTCTTGATGGCGCGGTCGATGCCCTTCAGCGACCAGTGGGCGAAGTGCGAACCCGGCCCGCGGCGATGGGCAAGCTCGTCGTAGCCCAGGAAGTTCAGGTGCACCACGGGAAGCCCGCGTGTGACATCCACCTTCCCGCCGATGGTCACCACCTCGCGCAGCCCGATGCCGATGAAGGTGCGCGAAAGCACCATCGACATCTCACGCCCCCAACCGTGCCCTTTGATCACTCCCAGGAGGGCCAGCGGCACTGCGATCACCAGCTCCAGCAACAAGAGTCCCAGGATGCGCAGGACAGCAGGGACGTTCAGCA contains these protein-coding regions:
- a CDS encoding endonuclease/exonuclease/phosphatase family protein, which produces MFDRIESFFHRLRRRVSRSEWAIRHLGLRASEDTGEEPGLLLIQIDGLARHQLEAALKKGRMPFLKRLVDRSEYHLTTFYSGLPSTTPAVQAELYYGVHAGVPAFSFRDRSTGETGMMFCSEWAKKFEAEFQARAEGLLKGGSSWSNIYSGGADLEESHFCAASNGLGDMWRSGKFRNMLVFAVLNVPAVLRILGLLLLELVIAVPLALLGVIKGHGWGREMSMVLSRTFIGIGLREVVTIGGKVDVTRGLPVVHLNFLGYDELAHRRGPGSHFAHWSLKGIDRAIKNLYRAAHRSRRRDYQVWIFSDHGQERSRSFATEVKGGIEAVIADCLGVDPPTARHSDATVTSNPSCNTQAQKRRSHQDASVAEGEARRGFSVVAVGPVGHVYFNRPVEDEERIRLARQLVQEKQVPGVLMKQREGGITWFHAGGEASVPDGAVGLFARHPESMREVLAKDLATLSNNPNSGDLVLLGWGPEDRSWTFAAERGSHAGAGSEETQGFLLVPPATRGLVGGAGFVRPDRLRAAALHHLGRDSDLEPHADVGEGPVLRVMSYNAHSCIGMDGRVSPRRIARVINHYSPDLVAVQELEHGRSRSRGEDQATRVAELTGYEVVFCPTVTRAAERYGHALLSRRPVEVVKTGLLPADPGNWWPEPRSAIWVRTTLEGQVVNMVATHLGLSSRERVAQMLSLLGPDWLGPVVETEPVVLCGDFNFGVGSPGYKLAITALRDVQSITKGWRPVNTFSSLQPFIRLDHVFISSHFTVEKLRVPRTQVTRVASDHLPLVADLRLSSSAAAETTMPKEP